One region of Agrobacterium tumefaciens genomic DNA includes:
- a CDS encoding flagellin N-terminal helical domain-containing protein, whose translation MTSILTNVAAMAALQTLRAIGSDMEETQSRVSSGLRVKTASDNAAYWSIATTMRSDNGALSAVQDALGLGAAKVDTAYSAMETTVDVVKEISKKLVAAREAGVDKAKIQEEIRQLQDQLKSIGESASFSGENWLKGKISDASGNLTPITKQIVGSFIRDGAGNVAVKTINVQVDNKTALFDTSTGAAKNGILDSAAYYSDTGSLRNFEITTTTPAGVATNTPSTAKVFTQSQLLGFPSGTTTTVSAPDAVTGLVTVAAATTARNNGTYFKIGENAAGEALYVKANNTAPMPAGTTVTAIGTGGSSNNNIYLETAAADSQMAQKLGYSLIDLDITKDLSGLLDAKGQPLTDNDGLDNMIQFVNTKLESLISASADLGSIKMRLDLQEDFVNKLTDSIDKGVGRLVDADMNEESTKLKALQTQQQLAIQSLSIANTSSENILSLFRQ comes from the coding sequence ATGACCAGCATTTTGACGAACGTCGCGGCAATGGCCGCCCTTCAGACCCTCCGCGCAATCGGCAGCGACATGGAAGAAACGCAGTCGCGCGTCTCCTCCGGCCTGCGCGTCAAAACCGCGTCCGACAACGCCGCCTACTGGTCTATCGCGACCACCATGCGTTCGGATAACGGTGCTCTTTCCGCTGTTCAGGACGCCCTCGGCCTCGGCGCCGCAAAGGTCGATACAGCCTATTCCGCCATGGAAACCACTGTCGATGTCGTCAAGGAAATCAGCAAGAAGCTGGTTGCCGCCCGCGAGGCCGGCGTCGACAAGGCAAAGATTCAGGAAGAAATCCGTCAGCTCCAGGACCAGCTGAAAAGCATCGGCGAATCCGCCTCCTTCTCCGGCGAAAACTGGCTTAAGGGCAAGATCAGCGACGCATCCGGCAACCTCACCCCCATAACGAAGCAGATCGTCGGCTCCTTCATCCGTGACGGCGCGGGCAATGTTGCAGTCAAGACGATCAACGTTCAGGTCGACAACAAGACTGCCCTTTTCGATACCTCGACCGGTGCGGCGAAAAACGGTATCCTCGATAGCGCCGCCTATTATTCCGATACAGGCTCCCTGCGCAATTTCGAGATTACCACGACCACACCCGCAGGTGTTGCCACAAACACGCCCTCTACCGCAAAGGTGTTCACGCAATCCCAGCTTCTGGGTTTCCCCTCGGGGACGACGACCACAGTTTCTGCTCCAGACGCAGTAACCGGCCTCGTAACCGTTGCTGCGGCGACAACCGCACGAAACAACGGCACCTACTTCAAGATCGGCGAAAACGCAGCGGGTGAAGCCCTCTACGTAAAAGCCAACAATACCGCGCCGATGCCTGCAGGCACCACTGTAACGGCAATCGGAACCGGCGGTTCGTCCAATAACAATATTTACCTCGAAACCGCCGCCGCAGATTCCCAGATGGCACAGAAGCTCGGCTACTCGCTGATCGATCTCGACATCACCAAGGATCTCAGCGGTTTGCTGGACGCCAAGGGCCAGCCGTTGACGGACAATGACGGCCTCGACAACATGATCCAGTTCGTCAACACCAAGCTGGAATCGCTGATCAGCGCGAGCGCCGATCTCGGCTCCATCAAGATGCGCCTCGATCTTCAGGAAGATTTCGTCAACAAGCTCACAGACTCCATCGACAAGGGCGTCGGCCGCCTCGTCGACGCAGACATGAACGAAGAGTCCACCAAGCTGAAGGCTCTGCAGACACAGCAGCAGCTGGCAATCCAGTCGCTCTCCATCGCCAATACCAGCTCCGAGAATATCCTGTCGCTATTCCGCCAGTAA
- a CDS encoding flagellin N-terminal helical domain-containing protein: MTSILTNVAAMSALQTLRSIGQNMETTQDRVSSGQRVGEASDNAAYWSIATTMRSDNGALSAVQDALGLGAAKVDTAYSGMESSIDVVKEIKNKLVAAREPGVDKSKIQEEITQLQDQLKSISSSSSFSGENWLQATVSNGAGELKNVTKQIVGSFIRDAAGNVSVKTVNVDLSRNTVLFDTSSGAAKDKQGVLDSYAYFSSTGSYKLFEITNDSDGVGAAQPVTKVAAAKVYTEAQLKGLKEATAGTPVTFTTAAATGIVTIANADATVPDVNGTYFNLGNDQYVKINTTAPTLPATKTNIAVGLDGTTKIYLEEGATAQLATQLTYSLTSLDITKDLTGTFKNSDGSAVSENQYLDAMVSFVDKQLQSMTSAAADLGSVKMRIELQENFVNKLTDSLDKGIGRLVDAEMNEESTKLKALQTQQQLAVQALSIANNDSQSILSLFR; the protein is encoded by the coding sequence ATGACGAGCATTCTCACTAACGTAGCAGCTATGTCTGCACTCCAGACCCTGCGCTCCATCGGCCAGAACATGGAAACGACGCAGGACCGCGTGTCTTCCGGCCAGCGCGTCGGCGAAGCTTCCGATAACGCCGCTTACTGGTCGATCGCGACCACCATGCGTTCCGACAACGGCGCTCTTTCCGCTGTACAGGACGCCCTCGGCCTCGGTGCCGCCAAGGTTGATACCGCCTATTCGGGTATGGAATCGTCCATCGACGTCGTCAAGGAAATCAAGAACAAGCTGGTTGCCGCCCGCGAACCCGGTGTCGACAAGTCCAAGATCCAGGAAGAAATCACCCAGCTGCAGGATCAGCTGAAGTCGATCTCCAGCTCCTCGTCTTTCTCCGGTGAAAACTGGCTGCAGGCAACCGTCAGCAACGGTGCTGGCGAACTGAAAAACGTCACCAAGCAGATCGTTGGCTCCTTCATCCGCGACGCTGCCGGCAACGTGTCCGTAAAGACCGTCAACGTTGACCTGAGCCGCAACACGGTGCTTTTCGACACGTCTTCGGGCGCTGCAAAGGACAAGCAGGGCGTCCTCGACTCCTACGCCTATTTTTCTTCCACGGGCAGCTACAAGCTGTTCGAAATCACCAATGACTCGGACGGCGTAGGCGCCGCCCAGCCGGTGACCAAGGTTGCAGCAGCCAAGGTTTACACTGAAGCCCAACTGAAGGGTCTGAAGGAAGCAACTGCCGGCACCCCCGTCACCTTCACCACCGCTGCTGCAACGGGTATCGTCACGATCGCTAACGCCGATGCGACAGTCCCCGACGTCAACGGCACCTACTTCAATCTTGGCAACGACCAGTATGTGAAAATCAACACGACTGCGCCGACTTTGCCGGCAACCAAGACCAACATTGCCGTTGGCCTCGACGGCACCACCAAGATCTACCTGGAAGAAGGCGCAACCGCCCAGCTCGCAACGCAGCTCACCTACTCCCTGACGTCTCTGGACATCACCAAGGACCTGACCGGCACGTTCAAGAACAGCGACGGCTCGGCAGTCTCGGAAAACCAGTACCTCGACGCCATGGTTTCCTTCGTTGACAAGCAGCTCCAGAGCATGACGTCCGCCGCTGCCGACCTCGGCTCGGTCAAGATGCGCATCGAACTGCAGGAAAACTTCGTCAACAAGCTGACCGACTCGCTCGACAAGGGCATCGGCCGTCTCGTCGACGCTGAAATGAACGAAGAATCCACGAAGCTGAAGGCTCTTCAGACCCAGCAGCAGCTGGCTGTTCAGGCCCTGTCGATCGCCAACAACGACTCGCAGAGCATCCTGTCGCTCTTCCGTTAA
- a CDS encoding flagellin N-terminal helical domain-containing protein, which yields MASILTNASSMAALQTLRSIGNNMETTQGRISTGLKVGSASDNAAYWSIATTMRSDASALSTVSDALGIGAAKVDTAYSGMEATIKVVQEIKDKLILAQDPTADKKKIQKEIGQLQKQLTSIADSATFNGENWLKTKASNDGAAFAAGTDDAAIANLKKQVVASFTRDSAGAVKVQRVDLQLSGSNVLFDTGAVTDGKGTGILDKAAVADGVKQSVSNLDISDLSIYKGAGATMLGTAAATDNDILDKLITHVDKQLETLNSAAADLGAVSNRISMQGDFVSKLTATMEKGIGRLVDADMNEESTRLKALQTQQQLAIQALSIANSDSQNILSLFR from the coding sequence ATGGCAAGCATTCTCACCAACGCCTCCTCTATGGCTGCTCTCCAGACGCTGCGTTCGATCGGCAACAACATGGAGACCACGCAGGGTCGTATCTCGACCGGCCTGAAGGTAGGCTCCGCCTCCGACAACGCCGCTTACTGGTCCATCGCGACCACGATGCGTTCGGACGCTTCGGCGCTCTCCACCGTTTCTGACGCACTCGGCATCGGCGCAGCCAAGGTCGACACCGCGTACTCCGGCATGGAAGCGACGATCAAGGTCGTTCAGGAAATCAAGGACAAGCTGATCCTTGCCCAGGACCCGACTGCCGACAAGAAGAAGATCCAGAAGGAAATCGGCCAGCTCCAGAAGCAGCTGACGTCGATCGCCGACTCCGCGACCTTCAACGGTGAAAACTGGCTGAAGACGAAAGCATCCAACGACGGCGCAGCATTCGCTGCCGGTACTGACGATGCGGCTATTGCCAACCTGAAGAAGCAGGTTGTTGCTTCCTTCACCCGTGACTCCGCTGGCGCCGTCAAGGTTCAGCGCGTCGATCTGCAGCTCAGCGGCTCGAACGTTCTGTTCGATACCGGCGCTGTAACAGACGGCAAGGGTACGGGCATCCTCGACAAGGCAGCTGTAGCAGACGGCGTTAAGCAGTCGGTTTCGAACCTCGATATTTCCGACCTGAGCATCTACAAGGGCGCTGGTGCCACCATGCTCGGCACTGCCGCTGCAACGGACAACGACATCCTCGACAAGCTCATCACCCACGTTGACAAGCAGCTTGAAACCCTCAACAGCGCTGCTGCCGATCTGGGCGCGGTCTCCAATCGCATCTCGATGCAGGGTGACTTCGTTTCCAAGCTGACGGCAACGATGGAAAAGGGTATCGGCCGTCTGGTTGACGCTGACATGAACGAAGAGTCGACCCGCCTCAAGGCTCTGCAGACGCAGCAGCAGCTGGCAATCCAGGCTCTGTCGATCGCCAACAGCGACTCGCAGAACATCCTGTCGCTCTTCCGTTAA
- the fliP gene encoding flagellar type III secretion system pore protein FliP (The bacterial flagellar biogenesis protein FliP forms a type III secretion system (T3SS)-type pore required for flagellar assembly.), whose product MIRFLVTIAVLLALPGLANAQQFPTDLFNTQIDGSVAAWIIRTFGLLTVLSVAPGILIMVTSFPRFVIAFSILRSGMGLASTPSNMILLSMAMFMTFYVMSPTFDKAWTDGVQPLLQNQINEQQAIGRIAEPFRTFMNANTRDKDLKLFVDIARERGQVVMTDNVVDYRVLVPAFMLSEIRRGFEIGFLIILPFLVIDLIVATITMAMGMMMLPPTSISLPFKILFFVLIDGWNLLVGSLVRSFN is encoded by the coding sequence ATGATTCGATTTCTTGTTACCATCGCTGTTCTTCTGGCTTTGCCGGGCCTTGCCAACGCCCAGCAATTTCCGACCGATCTGTTCAATACACAGATAGACGGATCCGTCGCCGCATGGATCATTCGCACCTTCGGCCTTTTGACGGTCTTGTCAGTCGCGCCGGGCATCCTGATCATGGTCACAAGCTTTCCGCGCTTCGTGATCGCCTTCTCCATCCTGCGCTCCGGCATGGGGCTTGCCTCGACCCCGTCGAACATGATCCTCTTGTCGATGGCGATGTTCATGACCTTCTACGTCATGTCGCCGACCTTCGATAAAGCCTGGACAGACGGCGTGCAGCCGTTGTTGCAAAACCAGATCAACGAACAGCAGGCCATTGGGCGCATCGCCGAACCCTTCCGCACCTTCATGAACGCCAATACGCGCGACAAGGATCTGAAGCTGTTCGTCGATATCGCCCGCGAGCGCGGACAGGTCGTGATGACCGACAATGTTGTCGACTACCGCGTGCTCGTTCCGGCCTTCATGCTTTCGGAAATCCGGCGCGGTTTCGAGATCGGTTTCCTAATCATCCTGCCGTTTCTGGTCATCGATCTCATCGTCGCCACCATCACCATGGCCATGGGCATGATGATGCTGCCACCCACCTCGATTTCCCTGCCGTTCAAGATCCTTTTTTTCGTGCTGATCGACGGCTGGAACCTGCTGGTCGGCAGCCTTGTGAGATCGTTCAACTGA
- a CDS encoding flagellar basal body-associated FliL family protein, giving the protein MENEQTEGKKKSSPMVMTIAGVAILTLLGAGGGWFVGGMVAPKIAGAEAHAPAAAGEHGEKKGEGIDKIPAEANGIVQLDPITTNLAYPSTNWVRLEVALMFKGPVEVNLAEDIHQDIMAYVRTVSLQQLEGPRGFQYLKDDIQERVDLRSQGRVSKVMFRTFVIE; this is encoded by the coding sequence ATGGAAAACGAACAGACTGAGGGCAAGAAAAAATCCTCGCCGATGGTCATGACCATCGCTGGCGTTGCAATCCTCACCCTGCTGGGTGCGGGCGGCGGCTGGTTCGTGGGCGGCATGGTCGCCCCGAAGATCGCCGGCGCCGAGGCGCATGCCCCGGCTGCCGCTGGCGAACATGGCGAGAAGAAGGGCGAGGGCATCGATAAAATCCCGGCAGAGGCGAACGGTATCGTCCAGCTCGATCCCATCACCACCAACCTTGCATACCCCTCCACGAACTGGGTGCGGCTTGAAGTGGCGCTGATGTTCAAGGGTCCGGTAGAGGTCAATCTCGCGGAGGATATCCATCAGGATATCATGGCCTACGTCCGCACCGTTTCCCTTCAGCAGCTGGAAGGCCCGCGCGGCTTTCAATATCTTAAGGATGACATTCAGGAACGAGTTGACCTGCGCTCTCAAGGGCGCGTATCCAAGGTCATGTTCCGGACCTTTGTCATCGAATGA
- the flgH gene encoding flagellar basal body L-ring protein FlgH, with protein sequence MTPRLPALLLPLALLAGCQNNQTLKEIGNAPAMSPIGSGLQFSQTPQMGMYPKQPKHMASGYSLWSDSQGALFKDLRALNIGDILTVNIQINDKADFDNETERNRTNSSGLNWKAKAEILGWTPEADSNIKYGSDTDTQAKGKTKRSEKLTLMVAAVVTGILENGNLIISGSQEVRVNHEIRILNVGGIVRPQDVDAQNMISYERIAEARISYGGRGRLTEVQQPPVGQQVVDLFSPL encoded by the coding sequence ATGACCCCGCGTCTTCCGGCCCTCCTCCTGCCGCTTGCCCTGCTTGCCGGCTGCCAGAACAACCAGACCCTGAAGGAAATCGGCAACGCTCCCGCGATGAGCCCGATCGGCAGCGGCCTGCAATTCAGCCAGACGCCGCAGATGGGCATGTATCCGAAGCAGCCAAAGCACATGGCGAGCGGCTATTCGTTGTGGAGCGACAGCCAGGGTGCGCTGTTCAAGGATCTACGTGCGCTTAACATCGGCGACATCCTGACCGTCAACATCCAGATCAACGACAAGGCCGATTTCGACAACGAAACCGAGCGCAACCGTACTAATTCCAGCGGCCTGAACTGGAAGGCAAAGGCGGAAATCTTAGGTTGGACGCCGGAGGCAGATTCCAACATCAAATACGGCTCCGATACAGACACCCAGGCCAAGGGCAAGACCAAGCGTTCCGAAAAGCTGACGCTGATGGTGGCGGCCGTGGTGACCGGCATTCTCGAAAACGGCAACCTCATCATCAGCGGTTCGCAGGAAGTGCGCGTGAATCACGAAATCCGCATCCTCAACGTCGGCGGTATCGTCAGGCCGCAGGATGTCGATGCGCAGAACATGATCTCCTACGAGCGCATCGCCGAGGCGCGCATCTCCTACGGTGGCCGCGGCCGCCTGACGGAAGTGCAGCAACCCCCGGTCGGTCAGCAGGTCGTCGACCTGTTCTCGCCGCTCTGA
- a CDS encoding MotE family protein, which produces MMELQKKTAFRNGFTRFAAIASLLFLLPAAGAESQQNVVSELSTQDEIQKFCTNIADAARDQRYLMQKQELEKLQADVNERISALQDRKAEYEDWLARRNHFLEQAKSNLVDIYKTMKADAAAPQLEKMHVEIAAAIIMQLPPRQSGLILSEMDAQKAAIVAGIMSQAIDKNTSKDPS; this is translated from the coding sequence ATGATGGAACTTCAGAAGAAAACTGCTTTCAGGAACGGCTTTACCCGGTTCGCGGCCATTGCCTCGCTGCTTTTCCTGCTGCCCGCCGCCGGCGCCGAAAGCCAGCAAAACGTGGTGTCCGAACTCAGCACGCAGGATGAAATCCAGAAATTCTGCACCAATATTGCCGATGCGGCCCGCGACCAGCGCTATCTCATGCAGAAGCAGGAGCTGGAAAAGCTTCAGGCTGACGTCAACGAGCGCATTTCCGCGTTGCAGGACCGCAAGGCGGAATATGAGGACTGGCTGGCACGCCGCAATCATTTCCTCGAGCAGGCGAAAAGCAATCTGGTCGATATCTACAAGACGATGAAGGCGGATGCCGCAGCACCGCAGCTCGAGAAGATGCATGTGGAAATCGCGGCTGCCATCATCATGCAGCTTCCGCCGCGCCAATCGGGCCTCATCCTCAGTGAAATGGATGCTCAGAAAGCCGCAATCGTCGCCGGCATCATGTCGCAGGCAATCGACAAAAACACTTCGAAGGATCCTTCATGA
- a CDS encoding flagellar basal body P-ring protein FlgI codes for MKVLRILCVALVISALPFISTPPAQADTSRIKDIASLQAGRDNQLIGYGLVVGLQGTGDSLRSSPFTEQSMRAMLQNLGITTQGGQSNAKNIAAVMVTANLPPFASPGSRVDVTVSSLGDASSLRGGNLIMTSLSGADGQIYAVAQGALIVNGFSAQGDAATLTQGVTTSARVPNGAIIERELPSKFKDSVNLVLQLRNPDFSTAVRVADVVNAFARARYGDGIAEPRDSQEISVQKPRTADLTRLMAEIENLTVQTDTPAKVVINERTGTIVIGADVRISRVAVSYGTLTVQVTESPQVIQPAPFSRGETAVQPQTDIMALQEGSKVAIVEGPDLRTLVAGLNSIGLKADGIIAILQGIKSAGALQAELVLQ; via the coding sequence ATGAAAGTGCTTCGTATCCTCTGTGTGGCTCTGGTCATTTCGGCCCTGCCCTTCATCTCGACGCCGCCAGCCCAGGCAGACACGTCCCGTATCAAGGATATCGCATCCCTGCAGGCCGGACGCGACAACCAGCTGATCGGATATGGTCTCGTCGTGGGCCTACAGGGCACCGGCGACAGCCTGCGCTCTTCACCCTTCACCGAACAGTCCATGCGCGCCATGCTGCAGAACCTCGGCATCACCACGCAGGGCGGCCAGTCCAATGCCAAGAACATCGCCGCCGTGATGGTGACGGCCAACCTGCCGCCATTCGCCAGCCCCGGCAGCCGTGTAGACGTGACGGTCAGCTCGCTCGGCGACGCCTCCTCGCTTCGCGGCGGCAACCTCATCATGACATCGCTTTCCGGTGCAGACGGGCAGATCTATGCGGTCGCTCAGGGAGCACTGATCGTCAACGGCTTTTCGGCCCAGGGCGACGCAGCGACATTGACGCAGGGCGTCACGACCTCGGCGCGCGTGCCGAACGGCGCGATCATCGAGCGGGAACTGCCGTCGAAATTCAAGGATTCGGTCAATCTGGTCCTTCAGCTGCGCAATCCCGATTTTTCGACCGCGGTGCGCGTCGCAGATGTCGTTAACGCCTTTGCCCGCGCCCGTTACGGCGATGGCATCGCCGAACCGCGCGATTCGCAGGAAATCTCGGTGCAGAAGCCCCGCACCGCCGACCTGACGCGGTTGATGGCGGAAATCGAAAACCTGACGGTCCAGACGGATACGCCGGCGAAAGTCGTGATCAACGAGCGCACGGGCACGATCGTCATCGGCGCGGATGTGCGTATTTCCCGCGTGGCGGTGAGCTATGGAACGCTGACCGTGCAGGTGACGGAATCGCCGCAGGTCATCCAGCCGGCGCCCTTCTCGCGCGGCGAGACGGCGGTGCAACCGCAGACGGATATCATGGCACTGCAGGAAGGCAGCAAGGTCGCCATCGTCGAAGGCCCTGACCTTCGCACGCTGGTTGCCGGTCTCAACAGCATCGGGCTCAAGGCGGACGGCATCATCGCCATTCTGCAAGGCATCAAATCCGCCGGCGCCCTTCAGGCGGAGCTCGTGCTGCAATGA
- the flgA gene encoding flagellar basal body P-ring formation chaperone FlgA, with translation MRFGRKHSSCRTALVRMCLASAFSLGAMAPAFAQAPTALVPTRTIYPGETITPEQVKPVEVTNPNISAGYASDISEVEGMISKQTLLPGRTIPIAALREPSLVVRGTSVKLVFHIGNMTLMASGTPMSDGSLGEVVRVRNIDSGVMVSGTVMKDGTIQVMAK, from the coding sequence ATGAGGTTTGGCCGGAAACATAGCAGCTGCAGAACGGCACTCGTCCGTATGTGCCTTGCGTCTGCCTTTTCACTGGGTGCCATGGCACCCGCTTTTGCACAGGCACCGACGGCGCTGGTTCCTACTCGCACGATCTATCCGGGCGAGACGATCACGCCCGAACAAGTGAAGCCGGTGGAAGTGACCAACCCCAACATTTCCGCTGGTTACGCGAGCGATATCAGCGAAGTGGAAGGCATGATCTCCAAGCAGACATTGCTTCCCGGCCGCACAATCCCCATTGCAGCGCTTCGTGAACCGTCACTTGTGGTGCGCGGCACGAGCGTCAAACTCGTTTTCCACATCGGCAACATGACGCTGATGGCATCCGGAACGCCCATGAGCGACGGCTCGCTCGGCGAGGTCGTAAGGGTACGCAACATCGATTCCGGCGTGATGGTCAGCGGTACCGTCATGAAGGACGGAACCATTCAGGTTATGGCGAAATGA
- the flgG gene encoding flagellar basal-body rod protein FlgG produces MRALAIAATGMDAQQTNLEVIANNIANINTTGYKRARAEFTDLLYQTERMQGVPNRANQAIVPEGANIGLGVQTSAVRNIHTQGNLIETGNKLDVAIIGQGWFQIEAADGSTLYSRAGAFNKNADGNLVTVDGYNVIPNINIPTDAQDITITRTGQVTARIGNAADFTELGQLTIANFANEAGLKPLGDNLFSQTPASGAAVIGVPDDPSYGYIKQSYLEGSNVDAVKEITDLITAQRAYEMNSKVITTADEMASIVSKNLK; encoded by the coding sequence ATGAGAGCTCTTGCCATCGCTGCCACCGGTATGGACGCCCAGCAGACCAATCTGGAAGTCATTGCCAACAACATCGCCAACATCAACACCACCGGCTACAAGCGCGCGCGTGCAGAGTTTACCGATCTTCTGTACCAGACCGAACGCATGCAGGGTGTGCCGAACCGTGCCAACCAGGCGATCGTGCCTGAGGGAGCGAATATCGGCCTCGGCGTGCAGACTTCCGCGGTGCGCAACATCCACACCCAGGGCAACCTGATCGAAACCGGCAACAAGCTCGACGTGGCAATCATCGGCCAGGGCTGGTTTCAGATCGAGGCGGCCGACGGTTCGACGCTCTACAGCCGCGCCGGCGCCTTCAACAAGAATGCTGACGGCAACCTCGTGACGGTTGATGGCTACAATGTCATCCCGAACATCAATATCCCGACCGACGCGCAGGACATCACCATCACCCGCACGGGTCAGGTGACCGCCCGCATCGGTAACGCTGCGGATTTCACTGAACTCGGCCAGTTGACCATCGCCAACTTTGCCAACGAGGCGGGTCTGAAGCCGCTCGGCGACAACCTCTTTTCCCAGACGCCGGCCTCCGGCGCCGCCGTTATCGGCGTGCCTGACGATCCGAGCTACGGCTACATCAAGCAATCCTACCTCGAAGGCTCGAACGTCGATGCCGTCAAGGAAATCACCGACCTCATCACGGCGCAGCGCGCCTACGAGATGAATTCCAAGGTCATCACCACCGCTGACGAAATGGCTTCGATTGTCAGCAAGAACCTGAAGTAA
- a CDS encoding flagellar hook-basal body complex protein FliE, whose amino-acid sequence MIDGIKQLGSLSLTRGTSNVSSLTDSIFGSQQTTPAQQTGASFASVLGNMSTDAMNNLKKAEVASFEGIQGKANTREVVDAVLSAEQSLQTAIAFRDKIVSAYLDITKMQI is encoded by the coding sequence ATGATCGACGGCATCAAACAACTCGGTTCCCTCTCGCTCACGCGTGGCACGAGCAACGTCTCTTCGCTGACCGACAGCATTTTCGGCAGCCAGCAGACGACGCCCGCCCAGCAGACGGGCGCAAGCTTCGCAAGCGTTCTCGGCAATATGTCGACGGATGCGATGAACAACCTGAAGAAGGCGGAAGTGGCCTCCTTCGAAGGTATTCAGGGCAAGGCAAACACACGCGAAGTGGTCGATGCCGTGCTTTCGGCCGAGCAGTCGCTGCAAACGGCCATCGCGTTCCGCGACAAGATCGTGTCGGCCTATCTCGACATTACCAAGATGCAGATCTAG
- the flgC gene encoding flagellar basal body rod protein FlgC gives MDPLSAASKIAGSGLEVQSTRLRIVSENIANARSTGDTPGADPYRRKTVTFGSELDRVSGVQRVTVKKLGVDRGDFVHEYDPGNPAADTSGMVKMPNVNVLIEMADMREANRSYDANLQVIRQTRDLVASTIDLLKASQ, from the coding sequence ATGGATCCCTTGAGTGCGGCGAGCAAGATCGCGGGCAGCGGCCTGGAAGTGCAGTCCACCCGACTACGTATCGTTTCGGAGAACATTGCCAACGCAAGATCGACCGGCGACACGCCTGGCGCCGACCCCTATCGCCGCAAGACCGTGACATTCGGCTCCGAGCTTGACCGCGTAAGCGGCGTGCAGCGCGTGACGGTAAAGAAGCTTGGCGTCGACCGCGGCGATTTCGTCCATGAATACGACCCCGGCAATCCGGCCGCCGACACCAGCGGCATGGTCAAGATGCCGAACGTCAACGTCCTGATCGAAATGGCGGATATGCGCGAAGCCAACCGCAGCTACGACGCCAACCTTCAGGTCATCCGCCAGACACGCGACCTCGTCGCCTCCACCATCGACCTTCTGAAAGCATCGCAATGA
- the flgB gene encoding flagellar basal body rod protein FlgB, protein MQPIQLFDLASRQAEWLSVRQEVVATNIANANTPKFHAKDVSPFEAVMQATSQQVGMAKTHPAHFGASELSENIAVRDNPINNEIGMQESGNSVALAEEMTKTGEIKRQYDLNASLVKSFHRMMLMTVKR, encoded by the coding sequence ATGCAACCGATTCAACTGTTCGATCTGGCCTCCCGCCAAGCGGAATGGCTGAGCGTGCGGCAGGAAGTCGTGGCGACCAACATCGCCAACGCCAACACACCCAAGTTTCACGCCAAGGATGTCAGTCCTTTCGAAGCGGTCATGCAGGCCACCAGCCAGCAGGTCGGCATGGCGAAGACCCATCCCGCCCATTTCGGTGCTAGCGAGCTCAGCGAAAATATCGCGGTGCGCGACAACCCGATCAATAACGAGATCGGCATGCAGGAGTCCGGCAATTCGGTCGCGCTTGCCGAGGAAATGACCAAGACCGGCGAGATCAAGCGGCAATACGACCTGAACGCCAGTCTCGTCAAATCCTTCCATCGCATGATGCTGATGACGGTAAAGAGGTAA